In Bacteroidales bacterium, a single genomic region encodes these proteins:
- a CDS encoding FkbM family methyltransferase, producing MITRFKDKFSEILLNYHSGKRKKSIAKEIDPEFVAHFNIDVECKPAWYGTSYGGFYVLPELLNENSIIYSIGVGKDISFDKACIKKHNCKVFAFDPTPKSIEWIKRQKLPVNFRFFPFGISSADTGYFEFYLPKHEKGVSGSLVLQNDVAKDKPISVLMKSFSDITNELDHRHIDVLKMDIEGAEYVALKHVLNSPVIVDQLIIEFHDRSFEQTTPKSRNIVKQLLDSGYHIFGCSISFEEISFVHHRKFKALGL from the coding sequence ATGATCACACGATTTAAGGATAAGTTTAGTGAAATTCTGTTGAATTATCATTCCGGAAAAAGGAAGAAGTCAATCGCAAAGGAAATTGATCCTGAATTTGTTGCTCATTTCAACATTGATGTTGAATGCAAACCGGCATGGTATGGAACAAGCTATGGCGGTTTTTATGTGCTGCCTGAACTGCTCAACGAAAATTCCATCATCTACTCGATCGGTGTCGGGAAAGATATTTCGTTCGACAAAGCCTGTATCAAAAAGCACAATTGCAAAGTGTTTGCTTTTGACCCCACGCCAAAATCTATTGAATGGATCAAAAGGCAGAAGTTACCGGTAAATTTCAGATTTTTCCCTTTTGGAATCAGCTCTGCAGACACAGGTTATTTTGAATTTTACCTGCCTAAACATGAAAAAGGCGTGTCAGGAAGCCTTGTGTTGCAAAATGATGTTGCAAAAGATAAACCCATTTCTGTCCTGATGAAATCATTCAGCGATATTACAAATGAACTGGATCACCGGCATATTGATGTATTAAAAATGGATATTGAGGGTGCAGAATATGTAGCTTTAAAGCATGTTTTAAACTCACCGGTCATCGTTGATCAGCTCATTATTGAATTTCATGATCGCAGTTTTGAACAGACTACACCCAAATCCAGGAATATTGTAAAGCAATTGCTTGATAGCGGCTATCACATTTTTGGTTGTTCGATTTCGTTTGAAGAAATTTCATTTGTGCATCATAGAAAGTTCAAAGCGCTGGGATTGTAA
- a CDS encoding Na+ dependent nucleoside transporter, which translates to MKNFLFLLAFLLVIPFFAFNQPSNDTSSLLSASEYTTEPTDGQLITDSSVSAKTTSDQQPATKPFVQKGSLGFSLIGLLRGLFGIFSLILLAWLFSSNRRAVAWKVVFTGLIIQVGLAFGVLFIPFVEHTFEFIGKIFVVILDFTKTGSTFLFNDLMNVQSFGFIFALQILPTIIFFSALTSVLFYLGVIQKVVWALAWLMTKALKISGAESLSVAGNIFLGQTESPLMIKAYLPKMNDSEMLLVMIGGMATVAGGVMAAYISFLGGDDPVQRLLFAKHLLTASVMAAPGAVVMSKILIPQTEEIDMKVEVSQEKIGKNFLDALSNGTTEGLKLAANVGAMLLVFFAFIAMINFILMKLGGWTSMNELVSSWTSGQYSSISLEFILGYTFAPLMWAIGVNVQDITLVGQLLGEKLIASEFVGYTSLAGMKEAGIFAHQKSVIMATYMLCGFANFASIGIQIGGIGGLAPNKRWFLSKYGMKALIGGTLASLLSATIIGTILG; encoded by the coding sequence ATGAAAAATTTTCTTTTCCTGCTTGCCTTTCTGCTTGTTATCCCATTTTTTGCTTTCAATCAGCCATCCAATGATACTTCGTCCCTTCTGTCAGCGTCGGAATATACAACTGAACCCACTGACGGGCAACTCATCACAGATAGCAGCGTATCTGCAAAAACGACCTCTGACCAGCAGCCGGCGACAAAGCCATTTGTGCAAAAAGGCAGTCTTGGTTTTTCCTTGATTGGATTGTTGCGTGGATTGTTTGGAATTTTTTCTTTAATCCTGTTGGCGTGGCTTTTTAGTTCAAACCGCAGGGCGGTTGCATGGAAGGTGGTTTTTACCGGACTCATCATCCAGGTTGGCTTAGCTTTCGGCGTACTTTTTATCCCTTTTGTTGAGCATACGTTTGAATTTATCGGGAAAATATTTGTCGTTATCCTCGATTTTACAAAAACAGGAAGCACTTTCCTGTTCAATGATCTGATGAATGTCCAGAGTTTTGGTTTTATTTTTGCCCTGCAGATCCTCCCAACAATCATTTTCTTTTCTGCATTAACCAGTGTACTTTTTTATTTGGGAGTTATTCAAAAAGTTGTTTGGGCGCTTGCCTGGCTAATGACTAAAGCATTGAAGATTTCGGGCGCCGAGAGCCTTTCGGTAGCCGGAAATATTTTTCTTGGGCAAACGGAGTCTCCATTAATGATCAAAGCTTATTTACCTAAAATGAATGATTCTGAAATGCTGCTGGTGATGATTGGCGGAATGGCCACTGTTGCAGGGGGTGTGATGGCGGCCTATATCAGTTTCCTGGGAGGAGATGACCCGGTACAACGTTTACTTTTTGCCAAGCACCTGCTCACTGCTTCTGTGATGGCCGCTCCGGGAGCCGTGGTGATGTCCAAAATTTTAATTCCACAAACCGAAGAAATTGATATGAAAGTGGAAGTCAGCCAGGAAAAAATTGGAAAAAACTTCCTTGATGCACTCTCCAATGGCACCACTGAAGGACTGAAACTGGCAGCCAATGTTGGCGCCATGCTGTTGGTGTTTTTTGCCTTTATTGCCATGATCAACTTTATCCTGATGAAATTGGGCGGATGGACAAGTATGAATGAACTCGTCAGTTCATGGACCAGCGGACAATATAGCAGCATTTCGCTGGAGTTTATTCTCGGATATACTTTTGCTCCCCTTATGTGGGCCATCGGTGTAAATGTTCAGGATATTACCCTGGTTGGACAATTACTTGGCGAAAAGCTGATCGCCAGCGAGTTTGTTGGCTACACCAGCCTTGCCGGGATGAAAGAAGCCGGCATATTTGCACACCAGAAATCGGTGATTATGGCAACATACATGCTTTGCGGCTTCGCTAACTTTGCCTCCATTGGTATTCAGATTGGCGGCATTGGCGGCCTGGCGCCCAACAAACGATGGTTCCTCTCAAAATACGGAATGAAAGCGCTGATCGGCGGCACGCTGGCTTCACTACTTTCGGCAACTATCATCGGGACAATTCTCGGGTAG
- the mgtE gene encoding magnesium transporter, with translation MTNHTVLSKLHPTDIAAVIESQKDNEQLITFLMLPKDLKAEVFTYFSPSMQEEMIQKLGSSQTAEILENMAPDDRTEILENIPDTLIKESINLLSDKEKNIALSLLGYPEGCVARLMTPYYVQAKKDWTIKKTFDHIKKFGKKAETLNFVYVVDDNNKLIDDIRIGILLMADERQTLDSVMDYEFKNLVTTMSKEDAIHYFDKYDRAALPVTTVDGTLVGIVTFDDIMDEIEKRDTEDFQKLGGVEALDLSYTETPLLSMVRKRAFWLIILFVGEMFTASALGFFESEIAAAVVLVLFIPLIISSGGNSGSQAATLIVRAMALKELSFKDWFYVLKKEIFSGFLLGMILGSVGLLKIIAWQYFEIADYGEHWLFLGLTIFFSLIGVVMWGTFSGSMIPIFLKKFKLDPATSSSPLVATLVDVTGIVIYFSVAALMLTGKLL, from the coding sequence ATGACCAATCATACCGTACTGTCGAAACTCCACCCGACTGATATAGCCGCGGTAATTGAATCGCAAAAAGACAACGAACAGCTGATCACTTTCCTGATGCTTCCGAAGGATTTGAAAGCAGAGGTGTTCACCTATTTTTCTCCTTCGATGCAGGAGGAGATGATTCAGAAACTTGGATCAAGCCAAACCGCTGAGATCCTTGAAAATATGGCGCCTGACGATCGCACCGAAATCCTCGAAAACATCCCTGATACACTGATTAAAGAGAGCATCAATCTGCTTTCGGATAAAGAAAAAAATATTGCCCTTAGCCTGTTGGGCTACCCCGAAGGGTGCGTTGCCAGGCTGATGACTCCGTATTATGTTCAGGCAAAAAAGGATTGGACAATCAAAAAAACTTTCGACCATATTAAGAAATTTGGCAAGAAGGCTGAAACGCTCAACTTCGTTTATGTGGTGGATGATAACAATAAGCTGATTGATGACATCAGGATTGGGATTTTGCTGATGGCCGATGAAAGACAAACCCTTGACTCAGTGATGGACTACGAGTTCAAAAACCTGGTCACTACCATGTCAAAAGAAGACGCCATTCACTATTTCGACAAATACGACCGTGCGGCCCTGCCGGTTACTACTGTTGACGGAACATTGGTGGGGATTGTGACCTTCGACGATATCATGGACGAGATCGAAAAGCGCGACACCGAGGACTTCCAGAAACTTGGCGGTGTGGAAGCACTTGACCTGTCATACACCGAGACTCCGCTGCTGAGTATGGTGCGAAAACGTGCTTTTTGGCTTATCATCCTGTTTGTTGGCGAAATGTTTACCGCAAGTGCGCTGGGATTTTTTGAAAGCGAAATTGCCGCTGCCGTTGTGCTCGTATTGTTCATACCGCTTATCATTTCCAGTGGTGGTAACTCCGGATCGCAGGCAGCGACACTGATCGTGAGGGCTATGGCATTGAAGGAACTTTCGTTTAAAGACTGGTTTTACGTGTTGAAAAAAGAAATATTCTCGGGATTTCTCCTTGGAATGATCCTCGGTTCGGTTGGATTATTGAAAATAATCGCCTGGCAATATTTTGAAATTGCCGATTATGGAGAACACTGGCTTTTCCTTGGACTAACGATTTTCTTTTCATTGATCGGGGTGGTGATGTGGGGTACTTTTAGCGGCTCGATGATTCCCATCTTCCTGAAAAAATTCAAATTAGATCCTGCAACATCCTCTTCCCCACTGGTTGCTACCCTTGTTGATGTAACCGGGATTGTGATCTACTTTTCAGTCGCTGCGCTGATGCTTACAGGCAAGTTGCTTTAG
- a CDS encoding sigma-70 family RNA polymerase sigma factor: MTFRDDNFYIGQVLEGNAAAYKMLVEKHKDMVFTIVNKIVRNHHEAEELAQDVFIKAYQALQGFEGKSRFSTWLYRIAYNTSISRVRRPKTEFAAIDDALIDNYTTDHVSRGMEELDKEEQIEALNAVMEKLPEEDNLLLNLFYKNECPVDEISEITGLSQSNVKVRLYRIRKRMYDELKKQLEL; encoded by the coding sequence ATGACATTCAGGGACGACAACTTTTATATCGGGCAGGTACTGGAAGGCAACGCTGCAGCATACAAAATGCTGGTTGAGAAGCATAAGGATATGGTATTTACGATTGTAAATAAAATTGTGAGAAATCATCATGAGGCCGAAGAACTGGCGCAGGATGTCTTTATCAAAGCTTACCAGGCATTGCAAGGCTTTGAAGGTAAATCACGTTTTTCGACATGGCTCTACCGAATAGCCTATAACACATCCATTTCGCGGGTTCGAAGACCAAAAACCGAATTTGCAGCTATCGATGATGCGCTAATAGATAATTATACAACAGATCATGTGAGCAGAGGCATGGAAGAACTGGACAAAGAAGAGCAGATCGAAGCGCTGAACGCCGTGATGGAAAAGTTACCCGAAGAAGACAATTTGTTACTGAATTTGTTTTACAAAAACGAATGTCCCGTGGATGAGATCAGTGAAATTACAGGATTATCGCAATCCAATGTCAAAGTGAGGCTTTACAGAATTCGTAAACGTATGTACGATGAATTGAAAAAACAACTTGAACTATGA
- a CDS encoding NADP-dependent isocitrate dehydrogenase, with translation MQTSNRITIAKGDGIGPEIMDAVIKVLDAADVGLEYDIIDIGEKVYMAGHESGITPESWEMLRRNKVFLKAPITTPQGGGYKSLNVTIRKSLGLFSNVRPVKAITPYIKSNFPEMDLVIVRENEEDLYAGIEHQQTQEVIQCLKLVSRPGSERIVRYAFEYARLYGRKKVTCMTKDNIMKLTDGMFHDVFTQVSKEYPEIQTDHKIIDIGSALLAERPETFDVIVTMNLYGDIISDIAAQVAGSVGLSGSANIGEDFAMFEAIHGSAPDIAGKQLANPSGLLNAAIMMLLHIGKYKEAETIENAWLKTIEDGFHTADIFRKDFSFKRVSTNEFADEIIKRLGHKPLDLKPAKLSENKGQISVKPSPTIPVEKELIGVDIFLDWLENDRNPEILGKRLEQLTRSNLRLKMVTNRGLKVYPGGLPETWCSDHWRCRFLIPKSEHQNTNAIQATSSDIIVLLQEMKEEGLDFIKTENLYNIGGKRAYSLGQGE, from the coding sequence ATGCAAACTTCCAATCGAATCACAATAGCTAAAGGCGACGGTATTGGTCCAGAAATCATGGATGCTGTGATTAAAGTCTTAGACGCAGCTGACGTCGGCCTTGAGTACGACATCATCGACATCGGTGAAAAAGTTTATATGGCCGGACATGAATCGGGAATTACACCTGAGTCATGGGAAATGTTACGCCGAAACAAAGTTTTCCTGAAAGCTCCAATCACTACACCCCAGGGTGGTGGATACAAAAGTTTAAATGTGACCATCAGGAAATCGCTTGGACTATTTTCAAATGTCCGCCCGGTTAAGGCCATCACACCTTATATTAAAAGTAATTTCCCTGAAATGGATCTGGTAATCGTCAGGGAAAACGAGGAGGACCTTTATGCCGGTATAGAACACCAGCAAACCCAGGAGGTGATTCAGTGTCTTAAATTGGTTTCGCGACCTGGCAGTGAGCGGATTGTCCGCTATGCTTTCGAATATGCCCGTCTTTATGGCCGCAAAAAGGTGACCTGTATGACCAAGGACAATATCATGAAACTCACTGATGGTATGTTTCACGATGTTTTTACCCAGGTCTCAAAAGAGTACCCGGAAATTCAGACCGATCACAAGATTATTGATATCGGCTCTGCACTGCTTGCTGAACGACCTGAAACCTTTGATGTGATTGTTACGATGAACCTTTACGGTGATATTATTTCAGACATTGCCGCGCAGGTGGCTGGTTCGGTCGGGTTAAGCGGATCAGCCAACATCGGTGAAGACTTTGCGATGTTTGAAGCCATTCATGGTTCGGCTCCCGATATCGCCGGAAAACAATTGGCGAATCCCTCCGGTTTGTTAAATGCAGCCATCATGATGTTGTTGCATATTGGCAAATACAAGGAGGCTGAAACCATAGAAAATGCATGGCTCAAGACCATCGAAGACGGATTTCATACAGCGGATATTTTCCGGAAGGATTTTAGCTTTAAACGGGTCAGCACCAATGAATTTGCTGATGAAATCATCAAGCGGCTTGGCCACAAACCCCTCGATCTTAAACCCGCCAAATTAAGTGAGAACAAAGGACAAATCAGTGTGAAACCATCACCAACCATTCCGGTTGAAAAGGAACTGATTGGCGTCGATATTTTCCTCGACTGGTTAGAAAACGACCGGAATCCTGAAATCCTTGGTAAAAGACTGGAGCAACTTACACGTTCCAACCTTCGGCTGAAAATGGTCACCAATCGGGGTCTGAAGGTTTATCCCGGCGGCCTGCCCGAAACCTGGTGTTCCGATCACTGGCGCTGCCGTTTTCTCATTCCAAAATCAGAACACCAGAATACTAATGCCATCCAAGCCACTTCCAGCGACATTATTGTACTTCTGCAGGAAATGAAAGAGGAGGGTCTGGATTTCATTAAAACCGAAAACCTATATAATATTGGCGGAAAAAGGGCTTACTCACTTGGGCAGGGAGAATAA
- the nrfH gene encoding cytochrome c nitrite reductase small subunit — protein MKRLFLFLLPPPTWRLAATIVMGIMVGLGLFIFHTSKATSYLSDNPETCINCHVMYPQYASWNHSSHRQWATCSDCHVPQDNFVRKYFFKASDGARHATIFTARAEPQVIRIKQAGVNVVQENCKRCHHDLIEMSQLAEHTGKTARMDQGKLCWECHREVPHGSVNSLSSAPFSLVPRMPSVLPDWLSGYLGKNKNLNN, from the coding sequence ATGAAAAGACTGTTTCTCTTTCTTCTTCCACCTCCAACATGGCGGTTAGCCGCAACAATTGTGATGGGTATAATGGTTGGACTGGGGTTGTTTATTTTTCACACCAGCAAAGCGACTTCCTATTTGTCCGACAACCCTGAAACCTGCATCAATTGTCATGTGATGTACCCTCAATATGCTTCGTGGAATCACAGTAGTCATCGTCAGTGGGCTACTTGCAGCGATTGTCATGTGCCGCAGGATAATTTCGTCAGGAAATACTTTTTCAAAGCCAGCGATGGCGCCCGACATGCTACCATTTTTACCGCCCGTGCCGAACCGCAGGTAATCCGGATCAAACAAGCCGGGGTAAATGTGGTACAGGAAAATTGTAAACGGTGCCACCATGATCTGATCGAGATGTCACAACTGGCTGAACATACAGGAAAAACCGCAAGAATGGACCAGGGGAAACTCTGCTGGGAGTGCCACCGGGAGGTGCCTCATGGCAGTGTAAACAGCCTGTCTTCAGCACCTTTCTCACTGGTTCCACGCATGCCATCGGTTTTGCCAGACTGGCTTTCAGGTTATTTGGGTAAAAATAAAAATTTAAATAATTAA
- a CDS encoding deoxynucleoside kinase, with translation MHIAVAGNIGSGKTTLTTLLSRHFKWEPHFESVDDNPYLHSFYEDMRRWSFNLQIYFLNSRFRQIIKIRESGKNVIQDRTIYEDAYIFAPNLHEMNLMTTRDYDNYRSLFELMISFIKPPDLLIYLRGSVPTLVRQIQKRGRDYEESIRLDYLKSLNDRYEAWMENYTEGKKLIFNVDQLDFEEKPEALGYVIDQINAELHGLF, from the coding sequence ATGCATATCGCAGTTGCAGGAAATATTGGTTCAGGAAAAACCACACTCACCACGTTGCTTTCCAGGCATTTTAAATGGGAGCCTCACTTCGAATCTGTGGACGATAATCCCTACCTTCACAGTTTTTATGAAGACATGCGTCGCTGGTCATTCAACCTCCAGATTTACTTTCTCAACAGTCGTTTCAGGCAGATCATCAAAATTAGGGAAAGTGGGAAAAATGTGATCCAGGACAGGACAATTTATGAAGATGCCTACATATTTGCTCCTAACCTACACGAAATGAACCTGATGACCACACGAGACTATGACAATTACCGGTCGTTGTTCGAGCTGATGATCAGTTTCATAAAGCCCCCGGACCTGCTGATTTACCTTCGGGGTTCGGTGCCTACCCTGGTCAGGCAGATACAGAAACGTGGCCGCGATTACGAGGAATCCATCCGGCTCGATTACCTGAAGAGCCTGAACGATCGCTATGAAGCATGGATGGAGAATTACACGGAGGGAAAAAAACTGATTTTTAACGTGGATCAGCTTGACTTTGAAGAAAAACCGGAGGCGCTGGGTTATGTAATTGATCAGATCAACGCGGAGCTGCACGGACTTTTTTAG
- a CDS encoding glycosyltransferase family 2 protein: MKTVSVILTTFNSERFIARTLNSILNQKGVGTDFNLEVIVVDDFSNDRTLDILKAYNIKIISTNYNSGGPNRGRNIGIKAATGDYLCIADHDDEWVEDKILNQLPYLQQAPIVSSGYTVTDIHTNKKLLRYDESPDGAVFYAENETFLNKLKKTNKGQKAYLGSLIFHSNLKNILFEESFGVVDFDWILRLFHKQRSVEISRPLYNRWVESSNLSLNESYRRKDFYYSLMIIEDYRALYPKEVNIAYKRIHGSRARYYYLMGNMKLARFFFARSECSIKTLAYYLTTFFGSSFVKKHFNVFG; the protein is encoded by the coding sequence ATGAAAACTGTTTCCGTTATTCTGACCACTTTTAATTCAGAAAGGTTCATCGCCAGGACGCTCAACTCAATCCTGAACCAAAAAGGAGTTGGAACAGATTTCAACCTTGAAGTGATTGTCGTTGATGATTTTTCGAATGACAGAACACTGGATATTTTAAAGGCTTACAACATTAAAATTATATCTACAAATTACAATTCCGGTGGTCCAAACCGCGGAAGAAATATTGGGATCAAGGCAGCTACCGGCGATTATCTTTGCATTGCCGACCATGATGATGAATGGGTTGAGGACAAAATATTAAATCAACTTCCCTATCTTCAACAAGCCCCCATTGTTTCATCGGGTTACACAGTAACTGATATTCATACGAATAAGAAACTTCTGCGATATGATGAAAGCCCTGATGGTGCTGTCTTTTATGCCGAAAATGAAACCTTTCTGAACAAGCTGAAAAAAACCAATAAAGGTCAGAAAGCCTACCTCGGCAGCCTTATTTTTCACAGCAACCTGAAAAACATTCTTTTTGAAGAATCTTTTGGAGTGGTTGATTTCGATTGGATCCTGAGACTTTTTCATAAACAACGATCAGTTGAAATCAGCAGACCATTGTATAACCGGTGGGTCGAAAGTTCGAATTTATCCCTGAATGAGTCTTATCGACGAAAAGACTTTTATTATTCATTGATGATTATTGAAGATTATCGTGCTTTGTACCCAAAAGAAGTCAACATTGCTTACAAAAGAATTCATGGCTCAAGAGCAAGGTATTATTACCTGATGGGCAACATGAAGTTAGCCAGGTTCTTTTTTGCCAGGTCTGAATGTAGCATTAAGACCCTGGCATATTATCTTACAACATTTTTCGGTTCATCATTCGTTAAGAAGCACTTCAATGTTTTTGGTTAG
- a CDS encoding bifunctional nuclease family protein — MDKIKLEILGMSYSQSQSGAYALILGEVDGKRRLPIIIGGFEAQAIAIELEKMKPARPLTHDLLKRVADAYGVRVNEVIINKFFEGVFYAQLICDDGKQVMEIDSRTSDAVAIALRFNCPIYTFENIMSQAGIVVQDNKDEKQEAEEWFGEKEDSPYERFSIAELEDMIQKAVELEEYEKASKIRDEIKRRERTK; from the coding sequence ATGGATAAAATCAAACTTGAGATTCTTGGAATGTCATACAGCCAGTCACAGAGTGGCGCTTATGCACTGATCCTGGGGGAAGTGGATGGAAAACGCCGGCTTCCGATCATTATCGGTGGGTTTGAAGCACAGGCCATTGCTATCGAATTGGAAAAAATGAAACCTGCCAGGCCGCTCACACACGATTTACTCAAAAGAGTGGCTGATGCATACGGAGTCAGGGTAAATGAGGTGATCATCAATAAATTTTTTGAAGGTGTTTTTTATGCACAGCTCATTTGCGATGATGGCAAACAGGTAATGGAAATTGACTCGCGCACATCGGATGCAGTGGCCATTGCATTGCGCTTCAACTGCCCGATTTATACTTTCGAGAATATCATGTCGCAAGCCGGAATTGTGGTTCAGGACAACAAAGACGAAAAGCAGGAAGCCGAAGAGTGGTTTGGCGAGAAGGAGGATAGCCCTTACGAACGATTTTCTATTGCAGAACTAGAAGATATGATCCAAAAAGCTGTAGAATTGGAAGAATACGAAAAAGCTTCAAAAATAAGAGACGAGATTAAACGCCGAGAACGCACAAAATAA
- a CDS encoding fructosamine kinase family protein, translated as MLPDEIKKSLISHLALSDSSDYNLIATTISGGSINQAFKIKTASGIYFLKYNNAGRYPGMFEKEAAGLKLLKNLNEINVPDVLHYGSSGNFSFLLLKFIVSATERSDFWEDFGIKLAALHRHKAGQFGLDHDNFMGSLYQSNTFHDEWTDFFIEERLEPLVKMAREEGKIGREDVSAFGRLYLRLGEIFPETRPSLVHGDLWSGNYMVTEDGRVCLIDPAIYYGHPEVDIAMSTLFGGFSGKFYDAYTSYNTLEKGWQQRLEYYNLYPLMVHVILFGGGYLGSVQRILQKF; from the coding sequence ATGCTTCCTGACGAAATTAAGAAATCCCTCATCTCTCATTTGGCATTATCAGATTCGTCTGATTATAACCTGATTGCTACAACAATATCAGGAGGATCGATAAACCAGGCATTCAAAATCAAAACAGCCAGCGGTATATATTTTCTAAAATACAATAATGCCGGTCGCTATCCGGGCATGTTCGAAAAAGAGGCAGCCGGATTAAAACTATTGAAAAATCTCAATGAGATTAATGTGCCGGATGTGCTTCATTATGGAAGCAGCGGAAATTTTTCGTTTCTCTTGTTGAAATTTATCGTATCAGCAACAGAAAGAAGTGATTTCTGGGAGGATTTCGGGATTAAGCTTGCTGCCCTGCATCGTCACAAAGCCGGGCAGTTCGGGCTTGATCACGACAATTTTATGGGTTCACTATATCAAAGCAATACATTTCACGATGAATGGACAGATTTTTTTATTGAAGAAAGATTAGAGCCCCTGGTTAAAATGGCACGGGAAGAAGGAAAGATCGGCAGAGAGGATGTTTCAGCTTTCGGGCGTCTTTATTTGCGGCTTGGTGAAATTTTCCCTGAAACCAGGCCGTCACTGGTTCACGGTGATCTTTGGAGCGGTAATTATATGGTGACTGAAGATGGTCGGGTATGTTTAATTGATCCTGCAATTTACTATGGCCATCCGGAGGTAGATATTGCCATGTCAACACTTTTTGGAGGATTTTCAGGAAAGTTTTATGATGCTTACACCAGTTACAATACACTGGAAAAAGGCTGGCAACAGAGGTTGGAATATTACAATTTGTACCCGCTCATGGTTCACGTTATTCTCTTTGGTGGCGGATACCTGGGTTCAGTTCAACGTATTTTACAAAAATTCTGA
- a CDS encoding MmcQ/YjbR family DNA-binding protein has translation MNVEDLRTYCLSKKAVTECTPFDDVTLVFKVAGKMFALLPIDEIELSINLKCDPERAIVLRERYPAVLPGYHMSKTHWNTVMIDGTFSRDEIFEMIDHSYDLIVKSLNRRQRELLEGFNS, from the coding sequence ATGAATGTAGAAGACCTTCGCACCTATTGTTTATCAAAAAAAGCTGTCACCGAATGTACTCCATTTGATGATGTTACGCTGGTTTTCAAGGTAGCCGGTAAGATGTTTGCCCTTTTACCAATAGATGAAATCGAATTGTCCATTAACCTGAAATGCGATCCCGAACGTGCCATTGTTTTACGTGAACGATATCCGGCTGTCTTGCCAGGGTATCACATGAGCAAGACACATTGGAACACAGTAATGATTGATGGAACTTTCAGCAGAGATGAAATTTTCGAAATGATTGACCACTCCTATGACCTCATCGTAAAAAGCCTGAACCGCAGGCAAAGGGAGTTGTTGGAAGGTTTCAACAGCTGA